One genomic window of Solanum dulcamara chromosome 10, daSolDulc1.2, whole genome shotgun sequence includes the following:
- the LOC129871659 gene encoding transcription factor bHLH30-like isoform X3 encodes MYGSGNRSSILPWNSFNTLEDPFIFHGPSYYGDLFNKIRPQFPCQDHHNEVQKVMSAQEIMDAKALAASKSHSEAEKRRRERINNHLAKLRSLLPSTTKTDKASLLAEVIQHVKELKRQTSQIAQTNPLIPTEINELTVDYCNDNEEGNLMIKASLCCEDRSDLLPDLINTLKSLRLKTLKAEITTLGGRVRNVLFITKDQQEDDMWINDNDDDDQMQYCLRSIQEALKEVVEKSSGNDSGNSGSIKRQRTSNNNIRY; translated from the exons ATGTATGGAAGTGGGAATAGATCATCAATTCTCCCATGGAATAGCTTCAACACACTTGAAGATCCATTTATTTTTCATGGACCATCATATTATGGAGATTTATTCAACAAAATTAGACCTCAATTTCCATGTCAAGATCATCATAATGAGGTGCAAAAAGTGATGAGTGCTCAAGAAATAATGGATGCAAAGGCACTTGCTGCCTCAAAAAGTCATAGTGAAGCTGAAAAGAGACGTAGAGAAAGAATCAATAATCATCTTGCAAAACTACGTAGCCTTCTCCCAAGCACTACTAAA ACAGATAAAGCATCACTACTAGCTGAGGTGATACAACATGTGAAGGAGCTCAAGAGACAAACGTCACAAATAGCCCAAACAAATCCACTAATCCCAACTGAGATTAACGAGTTAACAGTTGATTATTGTAATGATAATGAAGAAGGAAATTTAATGATCAAAGCTTCATTATGCTGTGAAGATAGGTCTGATCTTTTACCTGACCTCATCAACACTTTGAAATCTCTAAGGTTAAAAACACTAAAGGCTGAAATAACTACGCTTGGTGGACGTGTGAGAAATGTCTTGTTCATAACTAAGGATCAACAAGAAGACGACATGTGGatcaatgataatgatgatgatgatcaaatgCAATATTGTCTAAGATCAATTCAAGAAGCACTTAAAGAAGTGGTGGAGAAATCTAGTGGGAATGATTCTGGTAATTCAGGGAGTATTAAGAGACAAAGaactagtaataataatatacgCTACTAA
- the LOC129871659 gene encoding transcription factor bHLH30-like isoform X1 — protein MFLDWKQSYTSLIERCKDLTYIYLILKAMYGSGNRSSILPWNSFNTLEDPFIFHGPSYYGDLFNKIRPQFPCQDHHNEVQKVMSAQEIMDAKALAASKSHSEAEKRRRERINNHLAKLRSLLPSTTKTDKASLLAEVIQHVKELKRQTSQIAQTNPLIPTEINELTVDYCNDNEEGNLMIKASLCCEDRSDLLPDLINTLKSLRLKTLKAEITTLGGRVRNVLFITKDQQEDDMWINDNDDDDQMQYCLRSIQEALKEVVEKSSGNDSGNSGSIKRQRTSNNNIRY, from the exons ATGTTTTTAGATTGGAAACAATCATACACATCACTCATAGAAAGGTGTAaagatttaacttatatatactT GATACTCAAAGCTATGTATGGAAGTGGGAATAGATCATCAATTCTCCCATGGAATAGCTTCAACACACTTGAAGATCCATTTATTTTTCATGGACCATCATATTATGGAGATTTATTCAACAAAATTAGACCTCAATTTCCATGTCAAGATCATCATAATGAGGTGCAAAAAGTGATGAGTGCTCAAGAAATAATGGATGCAAAGGCACTTGCTGCCTCAAAAAGTCATAGTGAAGCTGAAAAGAGACGTAGAGAAAGAATCAATAATCATCTTGCAAAACTACGTAGCCTTCTCCCAAGCACTACTAAA ACAGATAAAGCATCACTACTAGCTGAGGTGATACAACATGTGAAGGAGCTCAAGAGACAAACGTCACAAATAGCCCAAACAAATCCACTAATCCCAACTGAGATTAACGAGTTAACAGTTGATTATTGTAATGATAATGAAGAAGGAAATTTAATGATCAAAGCTTCATTATGCTGTGAAGATAGGTCTGATCTTTTACCTGACCTCATCAACACTTTGAAATCTCTAAGGTTAAAAACACTAAAGGCTGAAATAACTACGCTTGGTGGACGTGTGAGAAATGTCTTGTTCATAACTAAGGATCAACAAGAAGACGACATGTGGatcaatgataatgatgatgatgatcaaatgCAATATTGTCTAAGATCAATTCAAGAAGCACTTAAAGAAGTGGTGGAGAAATCTAGTGGGAATGATTCTGGTAATTCAGGGAGTATTAAGAGACAAAGaactagtaataataatatacgCTACTAA
- the LOC129871659 gene encoding transcription factor bHLH30-like isoform X2 produces the protein MFLDWKQSYTSLIERILKAMYGSGNRSSILPWNSFNTLEDPFIFHGPSYYGDLFNKIRPQFPCQDHHNEVQKVMSAQEIMDAKALAASKSHSEAEKRRRERINNHLAKLRSLLPSTTKTDKASLLAEVIQHVKELKRQTSQIAQTNPLIPTEINELTVDYCNDNEEGNLMIKASLCCEDRSDLLPDLINTLKSLRLKTLKAEITTLGGRVRNVLFITKDQQEDDMWINDNDDDDQMQYCLRSIQEALKEVVEKSSGNDSGNSGSIKRQRTSNNNIRY, from the exons ATGTTTTTAGATTGGAAACAATCATACACATCACTCATAGAAAG GATACTCAAAGCTATGTATGGAAGTGGGAATAGATCATCAATTCTCCCATGGAATAGCTTCAACACACTTGAAGATCCATTTATTTTTCATGGACCATCATATTATGGAGATTTATTCAACAAAATTAGACCTCAATTTCCATGTCAAGATCATCATAATGAGGTGCAAAAAGTGATGAGTGCTCAAGAAATAATGGATGCAAAGGCACTTGCTGCCTCAAAAAGTCATAGTGAAGCTGAAAAGAGACGTAGAGAAAGAATCAATAATCATCTTGCAAAACTACGTAGCCTTCTCCCAAGCACTACTAAA ACAGATAAAGCATCACTACTAGCTGAGGTGATACAACATGTGAAGGAGCTCAAGAGACAAACGTCACAAATAGCCCAAACAAATCCACTAATCCCAACTGAGATTAACGAGTTAACAGTTGATTATTGTAATGATAATGAAGAAGGAAATTTAATGATCAAAGCTTCATTATGCTGTGAAGATAGGTCTGATCTTTTACCTGACCTCATCAACACTTTGAAATCTCTAAGGTTAAAAACACTAAAGGCTGAAATAACTACGCTTGGTGGACGTGTGAGAAATGTCTTGTTCATAACTAAGGATCAACAAGAAGACGACATGTGGatcaatgataatgatgatgatgatcaaatgCAATATTGTCTAAGATCAATTCAAGAAGCACTTAAAGAAGTGGTGGAGAAATCTAGTGGGAATGATTCTGGTAATTCAGGGAGTATTAAGAGACAAAGaactagtaataataatatacgCTACTAA